A single Acidaminococcus sp. DNA region contains:
- a CDS encoding autotransporter outer membrane beta-barrel domain-containing protein: MSRLGGTYNLKNRILPALLAAVFPYFCVLPQVEASYLQPGETTIGGSYALGDDTFANFDGTYATVSGQTISATAISDVSISEGASNMYAIGMGNGANNNTIRLDMQGYDLSMDVNYVAVGIVDQNDGTDNNTIQILNGGDITLHTDTDATNKVLNYGTNGLVEIQGKSLTITSQDSTPNENNAFMTGFQSVTKVNMTGDIVVDVNSIGAASYSQGETYLGSEDGSILINAAGTAAGATEEGKLTLKAGKDIRLWSSDIVTDTMKYVVHTTRSGDLTLDAGNDIDIVNTIQDDGAVAIHNKDGSITSVSGGTTTITGEMGYGILNESGSTEFTAGEGIFIGGDATDYDGNAVTGALETGISASGGTVTLHSDTEVTADTAVASSGGTITFEAGAILNGIEGTAITVSDGGTVTAEDTESTKQVDGLISVTGTGSEANVVFAGSDSYLTGNVEATEEGTADLTFSDTALWTGESDTGLLAYQNGEATEDQIGTINLELNDSAVWLMTDSSAITSLSGSGGTVYYQDGGEALQVGTVTGSHTWALDLNYADHSQSDMIYVVNGTSDSQTLVVKNLSELNSQMSDGDAVRFATVKNSGGGFTEGRTYYAVDGLYNDALTVDYRTISEDPDADENYDDGEKPSQATVASLYGGDDATNIYLVKSTAVEENAGAVTPAKTRDIVWRYVTDLDTFTDRTGQIVYFTPGADQGGWVRLRYRNLGVDGVGEVDGNTYELGYTVVTRQDEERNDRFSASVSYGKESGSWEGYGGDLEIRDFTVSLFDTHEYYPSAEEMAKKPAWKQGTHSYWDNYFKYHHVKTEYGAVDHHTGLKYDGDYSQDVYSLSTEYGRVNKLDEKWSFVPQAQLQLSYLGGYDYEDSQGLHVDSDHDWSLIGRLGFDLVRDFHDSHDSKLYFKASLLHEFLDGNDVTVRYGSDRLVNEGDQSGTWGLVGLGFSSKIGDKQYFYLDAERYFGNDFERTYDIRAGVNWKF, from the coding sequence GTGAGCAGATTAGGCGGAACTTACAACTTAAAAAATAGAATACTGCCGGCTCTTTTGGCAGCGGTTTTTCCGTATTTCTGCGTGCTGCCGCAAGTGGAAGCTTCGTATCTGCAGCCCGGTGAGACTACTATCGGAGGTTCCTATGCCCTTGGCGATGACACCTTTGCTAACTTTGACGGTACCTATGCCACTGTAAGCGGTCAGACGATTTCTGCCACAGCCATTTCGGATGTCTCGATTTCGGAAGGGGCTTCCAATATGTATGCCATCGGCATGGGAAATGGAGCTAATAATAACACAATTCGCCTGGATATGCAGGGCTATGATTTATCAATGGATGTAAATTATGTCGCTGTTGGTATCGTTGATCAAAATGATGGGACCGATAACAACACTATTCAGATCCTAAATGGCGGCGATATCACGCTGCATACGGATACAGATGCAACAAACAAAGTGTTGAATTACGGAACAAATGGTCTGGTTGAAATTCAAGGAAAATCATTAACGATTACGAGCCAGGATTCAACCCCTAATGAAAATAATGCGTTTATGACAGGTTTTCAAAGCGTTACCAAAGTCAATATGACGGGAGATATTGTCGTTGATGTGAACTCTATTGGCGCTGCCTCGTATTCACAAGGTGAGACATATTTAGGAAGTGAGGACGGATCTATTCTTATCAATGCGGCCGGTACTGCAGCCGGGGCGACCGAAGAAGGGAAGTTAACACTTAAAGCAGGGAAAGATATCCGGCTGTGGTCATCCGATATCGTAACAGATACAATGAAATATGTAGTACATACCACCCGCAGCGGTGATCTTACGCTGGACGCAGGAAATGACATTGATATTGTGAACACCATCCAGGATGATGGGGCGGTCGCTATTCATAACAAAGACGGCTCAATTACTTCCGTAAGCGGCGGTACCACAACGATTACCGGCGAAATGGGGTACGGCATCCTGAATGAAAGCGGTTCGACTGAATTTACGGCCGGTGAGGGCATCTTTATCGGCGGTGATGCCACAGATTATGATGGAAATGCTGTGACTGGTGCTTTGGAAACGGGGATTTCTGCTTCCGGTGGTACGGTGACACTGCACTCCGATACAGAAGTGACAGCAGATACTGCTGTTGCTTCGAGCGGCGGCACGATAACTTTTGAGGCAGGGGCAATCCTTAACGGCATCGAAGGCACCGCTATCACGGTATCTGACGGCGGCACGGTGACTGCAGAAGATACCGAATCGACCAAACAGGTGGATGGCCTGATCTCAGTAACAGGAACGGGGAGCGAAGCGAATGTCGTTTTTGCGGGGTCTGATTCCTATCTGACAGGAAATGTGGAAGCAACAGAAGAAGGAACGGCTGATTTGACGTTCAGTGATACGGCCCTTTGGACCGGTGAATCTGATACGGGACTCTTAGCTTACCAAAACGGGGAAGCAACGGAAGACCAAATAGGTACAATCAACCTGGAACTCAACGACAGTGCTGTCTGGCTCATGACGGATTCCAGTGCGATTACGAGCCTTTCCGGCAGCGGCGGTACAGTCTACTACCAGGACGGAGGCGAAGCGCTGCAGGTCGGAACCGTTACGGGCTCCCACACCTGGGCACTCGATCTTAATTACGCGGATCACTCCCAGAGCGACATGATTTACGTCGTGAACGGAACGTCTGACTCGCAGACACTTGTCGTGAAAAATCTGAGTGAGCTGAACAGCCAGATGAGTGACGGCGACGCCGTGCGGTTTGCTACGGTGAAAAATTCCGGCGGCGGATTTACGGAAGGAAGAACGTATTACGCGGTCGATGGCCTTTATAACGACGCCCTGACCGTCGACTATCGTACGATTTCTGAGGATCCCGATGCAGATGAGAACTACGATGACGGTGAAAAACCGTCACAGGCGACGGTTGCCAGCCTGTACGGCGGAGACGACGCCACGAACATCTACCTTGTAAAATCAACTGCGGTAGAAGAGAACGCCGGTGCCGTTACACCAGCTAAAACTCGGGACATTGTGTGGCGTTACGTGACGGACCTTGATACGTTTACGGACCGTACCGGTCAGATCGTGTACTTCACGCCGGGTGCGGACCAGGGCGGCTGGGTGCGTCTGAGATACCGCAACCTCGGCGTCGACGGCGTCGGTGAGGTAGACGGAAACACGTACGAACTGGGCTATACTGTTGTAACCCGCCAGGATGAGGAACGAAATGACCGATTCAGTGCCTCTGTATCCTACGGAAAGGAATCGGGCAGCTGGGAAGGGTACGGCGGTGACCTCGAAATACGCGACTTTACGGTGAGCCTGTTCGATACGCATGAATATTACCCGAGTGCAGAAGAAATGGCGAAGAAGCCGGCCTGGAAACAGGGAACACACAGCTACTGGGATAACTATTTCAAGTACCATCATGTGAAGACGGAATACGGTGCTGTTGATCATCATACGGGCCTTAAATATGACGGGGACTACAGCCAGGACGTGTACAGCCTCTCCACGGAATACGGCCGGGTCAATAAGCTCGACGAAAAATGGAGTTTTGTGCCGCAGGCACAGCTGCAGCTATCGTACCTCGGCGGTTATGATTACGAAGATTCCCAGGGGCTGCATGTCGATAGTGACCATGATTGGAGCCTTATCGGGCGCCTGGGTTTTGATCTGGTTCGTGATTTTCATGACAGTCACGATAGCAAACTGTACTTCAAGGCAAGTTTGCTCCATGAATTTCTGGATGGTAACGATGTAACCGTTCGTTATGGCAGTGACCGTCTGGTGAACGAAGGCGACCAGAGCGGTACTTGGGGCTTAGTCGGTCTGGGCTTCAGCAGCAAGATTGGGGATAAGCAGTACTTCTATCTGGATGCAGAACGGTATTTCGGCAACGATTTTGAGAGAACTTACGATATCAGGGCCGGTGTAAACTGGAAATTTTAA
- a CDS encoding autotransporter outer membrane beta-barrel domain-containing protein, translating into MEVETTNGSNIVRVSGTSAAGLVTFQEGSVTLTAGSGDNDIETDAYGIYNQTSSDISVITGTGTNRIVAPDVGIVSVYGAQTTLKGQTIVESDTALQADGQDEDDSGNPTGDGASIDLQYDGASTIEGDVAAYNKGTITIAPRTDAQQSEQKIDLTGTYLASYQDGTEDPDQFVGGTINLTLTDGSTLTGTTTNASGLVALEDRGTDRMGTINLEMYGRSLWTMTGSSSISTLSGDGGTVHFANGGDHLEITEGVSGSHTYDMDLSYADKTHSDMLYARTGTSDHQTLNVKNLEQLNSEMSAGDAVRYATVQSDAGGGFLGNDYVIVNGLYNDTLTTEYRTVSSDPNRTDTYDADLDVAYGLDDATNIYLVKQETLNDGAVSPSRNRDMIWRYMTTLDTFTKRDGEARYFTDEGKRGAWVRLGYSNLGVDGVGELDGNTYELGWTTVSRQNDERKHRFSASVAYGKPKGQFEGYGGDLTVRDFSVNLYDTHEYYPSAEELANKPEWKKESHAYWDNYLKYHHVKTEYDAYDHVVGTKYSGDYDQNVWNLSTEYGHKLMMNEDWFWVPQAQLQLSYLGSYDYVDSQGLHVDGDSDWSLIGRLGFDLVRDLHDSRNSKIYFKASLLHEFLDGNDVTTSYDGDSYVNEGDQSGTWGVVGLGFSSKIGDKQYFYLDAERYFGNDFERTYDIRAGVNWKF; encoded by the coding sequence GTGGAAGTTGAGACAACAAATGGCAGTAATATTGTCCGTGTCAGCGGCACCAGTGCGGCAGGACTTGTCACGTTCCAGGAAGGGTCTGTTACACTTACGGCCGGCAGCGGCGACAATGATATCGAAACCGATGCCTATGGAATTTATAACCAGACGAGCAGTGATATATCGGTCATTACAGGCACAGGAACCAACCGCATTGTGGCGCCTGATGTAGGGATAGTTTCCGTATATGGAGCTCAAACTACCCTTAAAGGACAGACCATTGTGGAAAGTGATACGGCCTTGCAGGCAGACGGACAGGATGAAGATGATTCGGGTAATCCTACTGGCGACGGGGCTTCCATTGATTTGCAGTACGATGGCGCGTCAACGATTGAAGGCGACGTAGCAGCTTATAACAAAGGAACTATTACCATAGCTCCGCGGACAGATGCGCAGCAGAGTGAGCAAAAAATTGACCTGACGGGGACGTATCTGGCTTCCTACCAGGATGGGACCGAGGATCCGGACCAGTTTGTAGGCGGGACTATTAATCTTACGCTGACTGATGGAAGTACCTTAACGGGGACGACAACAAATGCTTCCGGTTTAGTGGCCCTCGAGGACAGGGGAACGGACCGCATGGGGACCATCAATCTGGAAATGTATGGCAGGAGTTTGTGGACTATGACCGGTTCCAGTTCCATCAGCACGCTTTCGGGTGACGGCGGTACGGTTCATTTCGCAAATGGCGGCGATCATCTGGAAATTACGGAAGGCGTTTCCGGTTCCCATACGTATGATATGGATCTTTCCTATGCGGATAAAACGCACAGCGATATGCTCTATGCCCGGACGGGTACGAGCGACCATCAGACACTGAATGTCAAGAATCTGGAGCAGCTTAACAGCGAAATGAGTGCCGGTGATGCTGTCCGCTATGCAACCGTGCAGTCAGATGCCGGCGGAGGCTTCCTGGGTAATGATTATGTCATTGTTAATGGCCTCTATAATGATACGCTGACGACGGAATATCGTACGGTGTCGTCCGATCCTAACCGGACAGATACTTACGATGCTGACCTTGATGTGGCCTATGGTCTGGATGATGCGACAAACATCTATCTGGTTAAGCAAGAAACACTCAACGATGGTGCCGTGTCACCAAGCCGCAACCGTGACATGATTTGGCGTTATATGACGACGCTGGATACGTTCACGAAGCGTGACGGTGAAGCGCGGTACTTTACGGATGAAGGCAAACGCGGCGCCTGGGTACGTCTGGGATACAGCAATCTCGGTGTTGATGGTGTCGGCGAACTCGACGGAAATACATACGAACTGGGCTGGACGACAGTATCCAGACAGAATGATGAACGGAAGCACCGCTTCAGCGCCTCCGTGGCTTATGGCAAGCCGAAGGGTCAGTTTGAAGGGTATGGCGGCGACTTGACGGTACGGGATTTCTCCGTGAACCTCTACGATACTCATGAATACTATCCTTCTGCAGAAGAGCTTGCCAATAAGCCGGAATGGAAGAAAGAGTCCCATGCTTATTGGGATAACTACCTGAAGTACCATCATGTGAAGACTGAATACGACGCTTATGATCACGTCGTGGGCACAAAGTATTCCGGTGACTATGATCAAAACGTGTGGAATCTTTCTACGGAATACGGTCATAAGCTCATGATGAACGAAGACTGGTTCTGGGTACCGCAGGCACAGCTGCAGCTGTCGTATCTGGGCAGCTATGATTACGTGGATTCCCAGGGCCTCCATGTCGACGGCGACAGCGACTGGAGTCTCATCGGACGTCTTGGTTTTGACCTGGTTCGCGATTTGCACGACAGCCGCAACAGCAAGATTTATTTCAAGGCATCGCTGCTCCATGAATTCCTCGACGGCAACGATGTCACAACGAGCTACGATGGTGACAGCTACGTAAACGAAGGCGACCAGAGCGGTACCTGGGGCGTAGTCGGTCTGGGCTTCAGCAGCAAGATTGGAGATAAACAGTACTTCTATCTGGATGCAGAACGTTACTTCGGCAACGATTTTGAACGGACGTATGATATCAGAGCCGGAGTAAACTGGAAATTTTAA